The sequence ATGGCGATGGTACGAACGGTGTTCTCGCCGAGATGCTGTGCAACCTCGAGCACCAGCCGGTTGCCGTTATTGTCGGTTTCCAGAGCCGAGAGAATTGCCGGGATCTCGCCGTCAAAGGTTACGTCGACGACAGCGCCGATAACCTGTGAAATGCGGCCTACATTTGTGGTTTTTGCCATTTTTCCGTTTCCTTGCGTACGTGCTTTAGAGCGCTTCAGCGCCAGCGATGATTTCAATCAATTCGGTGGTAATCGCGGCCTGACGGCTACGGTTGTAAATAATCGTGAGGTTGTCGATCAGGTCGCCGGCGTTGCGGGTCGCATTGTCCATGGCGGTCATCGACGCACCCTGTTCCGACGCGTTATTTTCCAGCAAAGCGCCGAAAATCTGGGTGGTCAGATTGCGTGGCAGCAATTCGGCGAGAATTTCTTCCTCGTCCGGTTCATATTCGACCGCGCCGCTGGCTTCGGCCACGGTGCCTTCGGTGACCGCGATCGGAATGATCTGCTGCACCGTCGGTTCCTGTACCAGTGCGGACCTGAACTTGCCGTAGAACAGGTGGGCCACGTCAAATTTGCCTTCTTCAACCAGCGCGGTCAGGTCTTCGGCGATAGCCTTGGCTTCTTCAAAACCGGGCGCTTTGACATCGGACGTATCGAAATGCTTCAGAATCTGGCCGGGATAGAAACGCTTGATGATCGGAATGCCCTTGCGGCCGACCATGTAGAAAAGCACTGTACGGCCTTCGCCGATCAGACGCTCCGCCGTCAGGCGCGCTTCCTTGACGATATTGGCGTTGAAGGCACCGCAAAGACCACGATCCGAGGTCGCGACCACCAGCAAATGGGTGTCCAGCTTGCCGGTGCCTGCCAGCAGTTTCGACGAATTCTCGTCAATCGAAACCTTGGAGGCGAGACCTCCCATCACCTTTTCCATCTGCTCGGCATAGGGACGCGCGGCTTCGGCTGCCATTTGCGCACGGCGCAATTTGGCAGCAGCCACCATCTTCTTGGCCTTGGTGATCTTCTGCGTCGATTTCACCGACGCGATACGATCTTTCAGTTCTTTCAAACTAGCCATATTGGCTCCTTAATTCGTCCTGCCGGACAGCTCCGGCATCCCATCACTTCTGTTTTGGCAACAGGAGCGATCAGGCAAATGTCTTGCCGAATGCCGCCAGAGCCGCTTCAAGCGCAGCCTTGGTGTCATCCGCCAAGTCACCGCTTTCACGGATGGTTTTCAAAATGTCGGCATGTTCGCTGCGCAAATGGGCCAGCATGGCTTCTTCGTAGCGCACAACATCGTCAACTGCGACGGTATCAAGATGCCCGTTGGTACCGGCATAGATCGACGCGGTCTGCTCTTCGAAAGGAAGCGGCGAGAATTGCGCCTGTTTCAGAAGCTGGGTCAGGCGTTCACCACGAGCGAGCAATTTCTGCGTCGATGCGTCGAGGTCCGAACCGAACTGCGCAAAGGCCGCCATTTCGCGATATTGTGCGAGATCGAGCTTGATCGAACCCGAAACCTTTTTCATCGCCTTCGTCTGTGCAGCAGAACCCACACGGGAAACCGACAGACCCACGTTAATGGCAGGACGGATGCCCTGGTTGAACAGGTCGGTTTCGAGGAAGATCTGGCCGTCGGTGATCGAAATCACGTTGGTCGGAATATAGGCCGAAACGTCACCAGCCTGGGTTTCGATGATCGGCAATGCGGTCAAAGAACCCGAACCATTGGCTTCGTTCATCTTCGCGGCGCGTTCGAGCAAACGGCTGTGCAGATAGAAAACGTCACCAGGATAGGCTTCACGTCCTGGAGGACGACGCAGCAGCAGGGACATCTGGCGATAAGCCACAGCCTGCTTGGAGAGATCGTCATAAACGATACAGGCGTGCATACCGTTATCGCGGAAATATTCGCCCATCGTCACACCGGTATAAGGTGCGAGATACTGCAGCGGTGCAGGCTCGGACGCGGTTGCAGCAACCACGATCGAATATTCCATCGCGCCATTTTCTTCGAGGCTCTTGACGATCTGTGCAACGGTCGAGCGCTTCTGGCCGACAGCTACGTAGATGCAGTAGAGCTTCTTGCTTTCGTCGTCGCCAGCATTGACCGTCTTCTGGTTGATGAACGTGTCGATGGCGACAGCGGTCTTGCCGGTCTGACGGTCACCGATGATCAATTCGCGCTGGCCACGGCCAACAGGAACGAGAGCGTCGAGCGCTTTCAGGCCGGTCTGAACGGGTTCGTGAACCGATTTACGCGGGATGATGCCCGGCGCCTTGACTTCCACACGGCTACGCTGGGTGGTTTTGATCGGGCCCTTGCCGTCAATCGGGTTGCCGAGGCCGTCAACGACGCGACCCAGCAATTCCTTGCCGATCGGAACGTCCACAATGGTGCCGGTCCGCTTGACCACGTCGCCTTCTTTGATTTCAGCGTCAGAGCCGAAGATCACGACGCCGACATTGTCCGCTTCGAGGTTCAGGGCCATGCCCTGAATACCGTTCGAGAATTCAACCATCTCACCGGCTTGCACCTGGTCGAGGCCGTGAATACGGGCAATACCGTCACCGACGGCAAGCACGGTTCCGACTTCGGAGACCTGGGCTTCATTGCCAAAATTGGCGATCTGGTCCTTGATGACCTTTGAAATTTCTGCGGCGCGAATATCCATGTGTATCTTCCTTTAGCCCTTCATGGCCTGCGATAGGGTGTTCAAACGGGTTTTAATCGAGCTGTCGATCATCTGGCTGCCGATCTTCACGACCAGCCCGCCCAAAATGGACGGATCGACGGCGGTGGAAACGCTAACATCGCTTCCCACACGTTTCTTGAGCTGCGCCTTGAGCGCATCAATCTGTTTGTCATCCAGCGGATGGGCCGAGGTCACTTCGGCGGTAATTTCGCCGCGATAGCCAGAAGCCAGCGTCGAAAAGGCGCGAATGACTGCGGGGATCTGGTCCAGCCGGCGATTGGCAGCCAGCACGCCAAGTACATTGGTCGTCAGCTTGTCGAGGCCGAGGCTCTTCGCGATTGCAGCGATTGCCTTGCTGGCGTCGTCACGCGACAGGACCGGACTTTTCGTCAGTTCCTTCAGGTCGTCCGATTCGGCGAGGGCTTCGCTCAACGTGTTGAGGCTGGCCTGCACCGCGTCGATGCTATTCGTTTCTTGTGCGAGAGCGAACAGAGCAGTGGCGTAACGCCCCGCTAAACTCGCTCTGATGCCGCTGGATTGATCCACGCGTTTGCTACTCCCTGACCGTTTATATGGTCTGAAAACCGTTCATGAAATGGTCCGCTTTCTGGCCGGAAATCCTGCGATTCCGCCCACGGATGCGCGGCGTCTAGCAACCATTTTGCTGCGAGGCAAGACGGCTTTGGGAATCATTTTCGCGGAAAGCCGAACCGGCAGTTTTTTGCGACTTTCATTGTTGCGCGCATAATATTTGGCTTTGAACGCAAGATACGGGAAGCCGCATGGGGCAGGGTGATTTAAATTCGGACCGATAGCAAGAACGGGAGTATTTCCATGACCTGTAAGATGACCGGATTGAACCTGCATATTGCCAGATCCTTGCCCGGCGAGGCGGATCGCGCGATCCGTCAGCTGTTTGAACTGGACGAGCTTGCCTATATAGACGTGCATAACGCAACCTATGGATGTTTCGTCGCGCGGGTGGAGAGGTTTGAATCGTGAACCAGAAGATTGTGGATGATGCCCGGGCGTGGGCGGCGATGCAGGCCCGTGATCGCAGCTTCGACGGAAAATTCGTCACCGGCGTGCTGAGCACCGGCATCTATTGCCGCCCCTCCTGCGCCGCGCGCCATCCCAAACGGGAAAATGTGCGCTTCTTTGCCAGAGCGGAGCAGGCAGAGGCGGCGGGGCTCAGGGCCTGCCTGAGATGCCGTCCCAATGATATTGCCAGGGACGAAGCCGCGGTCAAGCTGGTGATCGATGCCATTCGCGCTGCGGAAACCGCGCCCAGGCTGGACGACCTGGCGGACCTGACGGGCTATTCGCCGACCCATCTCCAGCGGATTTTCAAACGCGAAACCGGATTGTCGCCCGCCGCTTACGCACGGGCCTTGCGGTCCGAGCGAGTCAAACATGCGCTGGACAGCGGCGCGACGGTAACCGATGCGATTTACGATGCCGGTTACGGCTCGGCTTCACGATTTTACGAGGAACGCAAAATGGGCATGAAACCGGGCGTCTGGAAAAATGGCGGGGCAGGGGTGACGGTGCACTGGTCCGTCATCGACACCTCGCTCGGCGCGATGATGGTGGCCGCGACCGACAAGGGCGTCTGCTGCCTGTCCTTCAACGAGGACGAGGATGCATTGCGCAAACGTTTTCCGAAAGCGGACTTGCAGCAAGGCGGTGCCGCGTTCGCAGCCTTGTTCGAGCAGGTGGTGGCGCAGGTCGAAACGCCCGGTCGCCCGCATAATATTCCGCTCGACGTTCAGGGGACCGCCTTTCAGGAAGCGGTCTGGCAGGAATTGCGCAAGATACCCGAAGGCGAAACCCGCAGCTACGCCGATATCGCGGCTGCCATCGGCAAGCCGAAAGCGGTGCGCGCTGTGGGCAGCGCCAATGGCGCAAACCATGTCGCCGTCCTGATCCCCTGCCACCGGGTGGTGCGTAGCGACGGCACGATGGGCGGCTATGCCTACGGGCTGGAGATCAAGCAAATGCTGCTGGAAAAAGAGCGCGACTGAGGATTCCGGCACCGGACTGTATCAAAATCCGATATGATCTGGTGCGGCAGACTTCGGTTTTTCGGCGTGCATCTGCGAGCGGCATGACCTGCCGGCGGCGGATTTTCTGCAACAACTGATGAACGCATATCTCAGTCCGAAGCGTTTCCGGAGCGCGGCGAATGAATCTATATGGGTAAATCAGTTCTGGCCAATTGGCCTTAATTATTATCGCATTTGCCGTAACCAAATCCAGATGACCTAATATCAGCGGACCAACGGTTTGAGCCAGTCAACCGAAAAATGACGAAGGAATGGCAGTTTAATGGGCAATTGCAGCATTCAAGACGTTGGACCGTTATTCAGGTCATTATCGTTCTGAGAATTGGGAGTGGAGCGGCTTTTGCTTTGCAAAGCCTGTTTCTACTAAGAATAGATCGGTGACCAGATGAATAATCAAGACACTTTGCCAGCTTCTTTTGCCAGGCGCATGTCCATCTTCGCTGGGATTACGGCGGCCTATGGCCTCCTTTCCGTCGCCGGGATCATGTTGAGCCGCGGAGAATCCGACTTTTCGGCATTGTGGATCTCCAACGGTTTTCTGGTTGCCGCCCTTTTGCGCTATAAGGGCGGTATTTCCGTCCCGCATATTCTTTCATGCGTGGCCATGGGATGCGCGGTATCGATCGCCACCGGTGATAGCTGGCCGAAGGCGTCGTCGATGGCTGTTGTCAACGGGATTGAAGTCGCCATTGCGATCTATCTCGTCCGCCGAAAATGCGGGACCAATCCCAATTTCGTC comes from Sphingorhabdus sp. YGSMI21 and encodes:
- the atpA gene encoding F0F1 ATP synthase subunit alpha, which translates into the protein MDIRAAEISKVIKDQIANFGNEAQVSEVGTVLAVGDGIARIHGLDQVQAGEMVEFSNGIQGMALNLEADNVGVVIFGSDAEIKEGDVVKRTGTIVDVPIGKELLGRVVDGLGNPIDGKGPIKTTQRSRVEVKAPGIIPRKSVHEPVQTGLKALDALVPVGRGQRELIIGDRQTGKTAVAIDTFINQKTVNAGDDESKKLYCIYVAVGQKRSTVAQIVKSLEENGAMEYSIVVAATASEPAPLQYLAPYTGVTMGEYFRDNGMHACIVYDDLSKQAVAYRQMSLLLRRPPGREAYPGDVFYLHSRLLERAAKMNEANGSGSLTALPIIETQAGDVSAYIPTNVISITDGQIFLETDLFNQGIRPAINVGLSVSRVGSAAQTKAMKKVSGSIKLDLAQYREMAAFAQFGSDLDASTQKLLARGERLTQLLKQAQFSPLPFEEQTASIYAGTNGHLDTVAVDDVVRYEEAMLAHLRSEHADILKTIRESGDLADDTKAALEAALAAFGKTFA
- a CDS encoding DUF1203 domain-containing protein gives rise to the protein MTCKMTGLNLHIARSLPGEADRAIRQLFELDELAYIDVHNATYGCFVARVERFES
- a CDS encoding F0F1 ATP synthase subunit delta is translated as MDQSSGIRASLAGRYATALFALAQETNSIDAVQASLNTLSEALAESDDLKELTKSPVLSRDDASKAIAAIAKSLGLDKLTTNVLGVLAANRRLDQIPAVIRAFSTLASGYRGEITAEVTSAHPLDDKQIDALKAQLKKRVGSDVSVSTAVDPSILGGLVVKIGSQMIDSSIKTRLNTLSQAMKG
- the ada gene encoding bifunctional DNA-binding transcriptional regulator/O6-methylguanine-DNA methyltransferase Ada, which gives rise to MNQKIVDDARAWAAMQARDRSFDGKFVTGVLSTGIYCRPSCAARHPKRENVRFFARAEQAEAAGLRACLRCRPNDIARDEAAVKLVIDAIRAAETAPRLDDLADLTGYSPTHLQRIFKRETGLSPAAYARALRSERVKHALDSGATVTDAIYDAGYGSASRFYEERKMGMKPGVWKNGGAGVTVHWSVIDTSLGAMMVAATDKGVCCLSFNEDEDALRKRFPKADLQQGGAAFAALFEQVVAQVETPGRPHNIPLDVQGTAFQEAVWQELRKIPEGETRSYADIAAAIGKPKAVRAVGSANGANHVAVLIPCHRVVRSDGTMGGYAYGLEIKQMLLEKERD
- a CDS encoding F0F1 ATP synthase subunit gamma, which translates into the protein MASLKELKDRIASVKSTQKITKAKKMVAAAKLRRAQMAAEAARPYAEQMEKVMGGLASKVSIDENSSKLLAGTGKLDTHLLVVATSDRGLCGAFNANIVKEARLTAERLIGEGRTVLFYMVGRKGIPIIKRFYPGQILKHFDTSDVKAPGFEEAKAIAEDLTALVEEGKFDVAHLFYGKFRSALVQEPTVQQIIPIAVTEGTVAEASGAVEYEPDEEEILAELLPRNLTTQIFGALLENNASEQGASMTAMDNATRNAGDLIDNLTIIYNRSRQAAITTELIEIIAGAEAL